One Yoonia sp. BS5-3 genomic window carries:
- a CDS encoding response regulator → MLDGLNILLVEDDVLILLDLKASLENAGAHVTTASSLRDALKYCEADYAAAILDIRLPDGEVFPAAERLAQARIPIIFHSGNAGCDSARARFPDAAALSKPVQEQVLIATVQQKAKSTARIN, encoded by the coding sequence GTGCTTGATGGGCTAAATATTCTCTTGGTCGAAGATGACGTGCTGATCCTGCTCGATCTTAAAGCAAGTCTGGAAAACGCTGGCGCGCATGTTACGACCGCAAGTTCTCTGCGCGATGCGCTTAAGTATTGCGAGGCTGATTACGCCGCCGCTATTTTGGATATTCGGCTGCCCGATGGTGAAGTGTTCCCGGCAGCTGAACGGCTGGCACAAGCCCGTATTCCCATCATCTTTCATTCCGGAAATGCCGGCTGCGACAGTGCACGAGCGCGTTTCCCAGATGCCGCGGCGCTGTCAAAACCTGTTCAAGAGCAGGTTTTGATCGCAACAGTGCAGCAAAAGGCAAAATCGACGGCGCGGATAAACTAG
- a CDS encoding helix-turn-helix domain-containing protein, whose product MHKTPTTFDIFVADGFVLTELAGVVDVLRVTNRISGAPIFKWQYRSANGGPVSTVCDAMIMTTPAPSRPEADYLFVLGNTNPECNQLLPALPSYTSRQSCVVLLSEAASRYITETGTDRHRHTTHWENRTVLLETHGLHDTKAALVVDSGPVITAAGMEATFDLTLSIANRHVSSAVMMTVADVLLHEHIRHHNTLQPFSGRSVMATGDRMVDQAIALMQANIEFPLPIAQIADQTQLSKRSLERKFNRLLGATPNGYYRELRLNKANNLLLNTDMRINEIGLACGFPSGFTTIYRDTFGMTPNAARKRGRLK is encoded by the coding sequence ATGCATAAGACCCCCACGACATTTGATATCTTTGTTGCCGATGGTTTCGTTCTAACCGAACTGGCCGGTGTTGTTGATGTATTGCGCGTCACAAACCGGATCAGTGGTGCCCCCATATTCAAATGGCAATACCGGTCCGCCAACGGGGGGCCCGTGTCGACGGTTTGTGATGCGATGATCATGACCACACCGGCCCCATCCCGGCCAGAGGCGGATTATCTGTTTGTGCTTGGCAATACAAACCCAGAGTGCAACCAACTCTTGCCCGCGCTACCCAGTTACACGAGCCGCCAATCCTGTGTTGTTCTGCTGTCAGAGGCCGCAAGCCGCTATATCACCGAAACGGGCACGGACCGCCATCGGCATACAACACATTGGGAAAACCGAACGGTTTTGCTGGAAACGCACGGATTGCATGACACCAAAGCCGCACTGGTCGTCGATAGCGGCCCTGTCATTACCGCGGCGGGTATGGAAGCCACCTTTGATCTGACACTGTCGATTGCGAACCGTCATGTCTCATCCGCTGTCATGATGACCGTCGCGGATGTGCTGTTACATGAACATATCCGTCATCATAACACGCTGCAGCCCTTCTCGGGTCGTTCGGTGATGGCCACTGGTGACCGGATGGTTGATCAGGCCATTGCCCTGATGCAAGCCAATATCGAATTCCCATTGCCCATCGCGCAAATCGCGGATCAAACGCAGCTCTCCAAACGCTCGTTAGAGCGTAAATTCAACCGTCTGTTAGGTGCAACGCCCAATGGGTATTACCGCGAATTGCGCCTGAACAAGGCCAATAACCTGCTGCTGAACACCGATATGCGGATCAATGAAATCGGGCTAGCTTGCGGCTTTCCCAGTGGTTTCACGACGATCTATCGCGACACCTTCGGCATGACTCCAAACGCGGCCCGCAAACGAGGCCGTTTGAAATGA
- a CDS encoding homocysteine S-methyltransferase family protein, which yields MTQITLMDGGLGQELVRRASDKPTNLWSTQVMIDHPGLVAAVHRDYREAGARVHVANTYALHRDRLTDTPHADQFEALHDMALREVRSVCVGHGRIAGSLGPLIASYRPDLHPPHDEAVQLYAEVTALLAPHVDVVIGETIASVAHARAVLEAALPFGKPVWLSMTVQDGDGSKLRSGEDLSEVLSLAGDGAAALLANCAPPETMATAVNILATGDLPFGAFANGFTHIADDFLKDKPTVDALSARQDLTPEAYAKFALGWIDQGATIVGGCCEVGPAHIAALAKAITDAGHRIN from the coding sequence ATGACCCAAATTACCTTAATGGATGGCGGTTTGGGTCAGGAACTGGTCCGCCGCGCAAGCGACAAGCCGACCAACCTGTGGTCGACCCAAGTGATGATCGATCACCCCGGCTTGGTCGCCGCCGTCCATCGCGATTATCGCGAGGCAGGTGCCCGGGTGCATGTGGCCAATACATATGCGTTGCATCGCGACAGGCTGACAGACACCCCCCACGCGGATCAGTTTGAGGCGCTGCATGATATGGCGCTGCGCGAAGTCCGCAGCGTTTGCGTGGGCCATGGGCGCATCGCAGGATCGCTCGGGCCGCTGATTGCATCCTACCGACCTGATTTACATCCGCCCCACGATGAAGCGGTGCAGCTTTACGCCGAGGTCACAGCGCTCTTGGCCCCGCATGTGGATGTTGTGATCGGGGAAACCATCGCATCGGTCGCCCATGCAAGGGCCGTGCTTGAAGCCGCTCTGCCCTTTGGCAAACCCGTGTGGCTCTCGATGACGGTGCAAGACGGCGATGGCAGCAAGCTGCGGTCAGGAGAGGACTTGTCAGAGGTCTTGAGCCTGGCAGGCGATGGGGCTGCGGCCCTCTTGGCCAATTGCGCCCCGCCCGAGACCATGGCGACCGCCGTTAATATCTTGGCAACGGGTGACCTGCCCTTTGGGGCCTTCGCCAATGGCTTCACCCATATCGCGGATGATTTCCTGAAAGACAAACCAACGGTCGATGCCCTATCCGCCCGCCAAGACCTGACGCCAGAGGCCTATGCCAAATTTGCGTTAGGTTGGATTGATCAAGGCGCAACAATCGTGGGCGGCTGCTGCGAAGTTGGCCCCGCACATATCGCGGCGCTTGCAAAAGCAATCACCGATGCGGGCCACCGGATCAATTAG
- a CDS encoding FAD-dependent oxidoreductase: MATIPASARVVIIGGGVIGCSVAYHLAKLGWKDVVLLERKQLTSGTTWHAAGLIAQLRATANMTKLAKYSQELYGNLETETGVATGFKRCGSITVALTEERREEIYRQAGMARAFGVEVEEISPTEVKNRYEHLNIDGVTAGVYLPRDGQGDPANIALALAKGARQNGAVVAERTKVTGINRDGRRVTSVDWAAGNETGTIACDMIVNCAGMWGHEVGRMAGVNVPLHACEHFYIVTEAIKGLTQMPVLRVPDECAYYKEDAGKMLLGAFEPTAKPWAMNGIPEDFEFDQLPEDFDHFEPILEAAVERLPMLADAGIHTFFNGPESFTPDDAYHLGLAPEMDNVWVAAGFNSIGIQSAGGAGMALSQWMDAGEKPFDLGDVDISRMQPFQGNKTYLFERSKETLGLLYADHFPFRQKATARGIRRTPFHQHLLDNGAVMGELAGWERANWFANDGQTPAYEYSWKRQNFFGNVAAEVNAIRTNVGMYDMSSFGKIRVEGRDAMAFMNYVGGGEYDVPVGKIVYTQFLNAKAGIEADVTVTRLSETCYLVVTPAATRLADQVWMQRHIGNFNVVITDVTAGEGVLAVMGPNARALLQKVSPADFSNDHNPFGTAQEIEIGMGMARVHRVTYVGELGWEVYVATDMAAHVFETLHAAGQDMDLKLCGMHMMDAARMEKGFRHFGHDITAEDHVLEAGLGFAVKRDKPDFIGRDAVLRKRDAGLDRRLVQFKLTDPEPLLYHNEPILRDGMVVGYLTSGGFGHHLGAAVGMGYVPCTAPGEPVTDMLASTYEIDVMGTKVRAEAQLKPFYDPTGTRAKD, from the coding sequence ATGGCAACGATCCCCGCTTCAGCCCGTGTTGTGATCATTGGTGGCGGCGTTATTGGCTGTTCGGTCGCATATCATCTGGCCAAGCTTGGTTGGAAAGACGTGGTATTACTGGAACGCAAACAGCTCACCTCAGGCACCACATGGCACGCTGCTGGGCTGATCGCGCAACTGCGTGCCACGGCCAATATGACCAAGCTCGCGAAATATTCCCAAGAGCTATACGGCAATCTGGAGACCGAAACAGGCGTGGCCACAGGGTTTAAGCGTTGCGGGTCCATCACCGTGGCCCTGACCGAAGAGCGCCGCGAAGAAATTTACCGCCAAGCTGGGATGGCCCGCGCCTTTGGTGTTGAGGTCGAAGAGATCTCGCCCACGGAAGTCAAAAACCGCTATGAGCATCTGAATATCGATGGTGTCACTGCCGGTGTGTATCTGCCCCGTGATGGGCAAGGTGATCCGGCCAATATCGCGCTGGCGCTGGCCAAAGGGGCACGCCAAAACGGCGCTGTGGTGGCGGAACGAACCAAGGTCACCGGCATCAACCGTGATGGCCGCAGGGTGACCTCTGTCGATTGGGCTGCAGGTAATGAAACCGGCACGATTGCTTGCGATATGATCGTCAATTGCGCCGGAATGTGGGGCCATGAAGTCGGACGCATGGCGGGCGTGAATGTCCCGCTGCATGCCTGCGAGCATTTCTATATTGTGACCGAAGCGATCAAGGGGCTGACCCAGATGCCCGTGCTGCGGGTGCCCGACGAATGCGCCTATTACAAAGAAGATGCGGGCAAAATGCTGCTCGGTGCCTTTGAACCGACCGCCAAGCCCTGGGCGATGAACGGGATCCCTGAGGATTTTGAATTCGACCAACTGCCCGAGGATTTCGACCATTTTGAACCCATCCTAGAGGCCGCCGTGGAACGGCTGCCCATGCTCGCCGACGCGGGCATTCACACGTTCTTTAATGGCCCCGAAAGCTTTACCCCTGACGACGCCTATCACCTCGGTTTGGCACCTGAGATGGACAACGTCTGGGTGGCTGCTGGCTTTAACTCCATCGGGATTCAATCGGCTGGTGGCGCGGGCATGGCCCTGTCGCAATGGATGGATGCGGGCGAGAAACCTTTTGATTTGGGCGATGTCGATATCAGCCGGATGCAACCGTTTCAGGGCAACAAAACCTATCTGTTTGAACGGTCAAAGGAAACGTTGGGGCTGCTTTATGCTGACCATTTCCCTTTCCGTCAAAAGGCCACGGCCCGGGGAATCAGGCGGACCCCATTCCATCAGCATCTGTTGGACAATGGCGCGGTGATGGGCGAACTGGCCGGTTGGGAGCGCGCCAATTGGTTTGCAAATGACGGCCAGACGCCTGCTTATGAATATTCATGGAAACGGCAAAATTTCTTTGGCAATGTCGCTGCCGAGGTCAACGCGATCCGTACCAATGTGGGCATGTATGACATGTCGTCTTTCGGGAAAATCCGTGTCGAAGGCCGCGATGCAATGGCCTTTATGAACTATGTCGGCGGTGGCGAATACGACGTGCCGGTGGGCAAGATCGTCTATACCCAATTCCTGAACGCCAAGGCCGGGATCGAAGCGGATGTGACCGTCACCCGCCTATCTGAAACCTGCTATCTGGTTGTGACCCCCGCGGCGACCCGGTTGGCCGATCAGGTGTGGATGCAGCGTCATATCGGCAATTTCAACGTGGTGATCACCGATGTCACCGCAGGCGAAGGCGTGCTGGCCGTCATGGGGCCAAATGCGCGCGCACTTTTGCAGAAAGTCTCACCCGCTGATTTTTCCAATGATCACAATCCGTTTGGCACCGCCCAAGAGATTGAGATCGGGATGGGTATGGCCCGGGTCCACCGGGTAACTTACGTGGGTGAATTGGGCTGGGAGGTCTATGTCGCGACCGACATGGCCGCCCACGTTTTTGAGACGCTGCATGCCGCGGGCCAGGACATGGACCTGAAACTCTGCGGCATGCATATGATGGATGCCGCCCGGATGGAAAAAGGGTTCCGGCATTTCGGGCATGATATCACGGCGGAGGACCATGTGCTTGAGGCTGGGCTTGGCTTTGCGGTGAAGAGAGACAAGCCCGATTTTATCGGGCGTGACGCGGTTTTGCGCAAACGCGATGCCGGGTTAGACCGGCGCCTGGTTCAATTCAAGCTGACAGACCCCGAACCGCTGCTCTACCATAATGAGCCGATCCTGCGCGACGGCATGGTGGTAGGCTACCTGACATCGGGTGGCTTTGGCCACCATTTAGGGGCCGCGGTTGGCATGGGCTATGTGCCCTGCACAGCACCTGGTGAGCCCGTCACCGATATGCTTGCCAGCACATATGAGATTGATGTGATGGGGACAAAAGTAAGAGCCGAAGCCCAGTTAAAACCCTTTTATGATCCAACGGGCACGCGCGCGAAGGACTAG
- a CDS encoding GAF domain-containing protein yields the protein MRVDYEYLAKTIAALTDSETDQVALMATIVCEVHHSDDRFDWTGFYRVVAPELLKIGPYQGGHGCLVIPFSRGVCGAAARTREVQLVPDVDAFPGHIACASSTKSELVLPVFDSCGTVIGVFDIDSDQPDAFDETDAAALSAILCAAFQQ from the coding sequence ATGCGGGTTGACTATGAGTACCTAGCGAAAACGATCGCCGCATTGACCGACAGTGAAACCGATCAGGTGGCGCTGATGGCCACAATCGTCTGCGAGGTCCATCACAGCGATGATCGGTTTGACTGGACCGGTTTTTACCGGGTTGTCGCCCCCGAACTTTTGAAAATCGGCCCCTATCAAGGCGGGCATGGGTGTTTGGTGATTCCCTTTTCGCGCGGCGTCTGCGGTGCTGCCGCCCGCACCCGCGAGGTCCAATTGGTCCCCGATGTTGACGCCTTTCCCGGCCATATCGCCTGCGCCAGCAGCACTAAATCAGAACTGGTTCTACCGGTGTTTGATTCCTGCGGTACGGTTATTGGCGTTTTTGATATCGACAGTGACCAGCCCGACGCCTTTGATGAGACCGATGCCGCCGCTTTATCAGCCATTTTATGCGCGGCTTTTCAGCAATAG
- a CDS encoding helix-turn-helix domain-containing protein translates to MLDSIMNGQTLGADIRALRKARGMTLLALAEAMGRSVGWLSQVERDMSTPAISDLGKMAALLDVDVSSLLQTGTAPGEEGLIVRADARRPIGSRTAGLVEGLLSPDLTDDFEVIHCHFDAGTEITTPLTRPTQEVGYIVKGRFQLTVADKSFKLSSGDSFRLRGEPFLWSVPYAHPCEIIWVISPPVY, encoded by the coding sequence ATGCTGGATTCGATCATGAATGGGCAGACGCTGGGGGCTGACATCAGGGCCTTGCGCAAGGCACGTGGCATGACATTGCTCGCCTTGGCCGAAGCAATGGGCCGGTCCGTGGGATGGCTGAGCCAGGTTGAGCGTGACATGTCCACCCCTGCCATTTCCGATCTGGGAAAGATGGCGGCGCTTTTGGATGTTGATGTCTCAAGTCTGTTGCAAACCGGCACCGCCCCCGGCGAGGAAGGTCTGATCGTCCGCGCCGATGCCCGCCGCCCTATTGGCAGCCGTACCGCCGGTCTGGTTGAGGGCTTGCTTTCGCCCGACCTGACCGATGATTTTGAAGTGATCCACTGTCATTTTGACGCGGGAACAGAAATCACAACCCCTTTGACCCGTCCCACCCAGGAGGTGGGCTATATCGTCAAGGGCCGCTTTCAACTGACTGTCGCAGACAAGAGCTTTAAACTATCATCAGGCGACAGTTTTCGCCTCCGCGGTGAGCCGTTTTTATGGTCTGTTCCCTACGCCCATCCCTGCGAGATCATCTGGGTGATCTCTCCCCCGGTTTATTGA
- a CDS encoding acetyl-CoA C-acyltransferase, with translation MPDVFIQGAARTPMGGFQGVFADVDAPTLGGAAIKAAMEGAGVKTVDEVLMGCVLPAGQGQAPARQASFLAGLGEEMPATTLNKMCGSGMKTAMMAFDQIALGGARAMIAGGMESMTNAPYLMPKLRGGARIGHQEVQDSMFLDGLEDAYDKGRLMGTFAEDCAEKFQFTRDAQDQYAIGSLDNALAAERSGAFDAEITPVTVHARTGEEVITRDEQPGKARPEKIPTLRPAFRKDGTVTAANASSISDGAAALVLSAQGGRARILGHASHAQAPGWFTTAPVPAAQKLLAKIGWSVDQVDLWEVNEAFAVVPMAFMHEMGIPRDIVNVNGGACALGHPIGASGTRIIVTLLNALETRGLQRGVAAICIGGGEGTAIAIELV, from the coding sequence ATGCCGGATGTCTTTATTCAAGGCGCAGCCCGAACCCCGATGGGCGGGTTTCAGGGTGTATTCGCGGATGTTGATGCCCCCACTTTGGGCGGTGCGGCCATCAAAGCCGCCATGGAGGGGGCCGGTGTCAAAACCGTGGACGAGGTCTTGATGGGCTGCGTTTTGCCCGCGGGCCAAGGCCAGGCCCCTGCCCGGCAGGCGAGCTTTCTGGCGGGCTTGGGCGAGGAGATGCCTGCCACGACCCTGAATAAGATGTGCGGCTCTGGCATGAAAACGGCCATGATGGCTTTTGACCAGATCGCCCTTGGGGGTGCGCGCGCCATGATCGCCGGCGGCATGGAGAGCATGACCAACGCGCCTTACCTGATGCCCAAACTGCGCGGCGGCGCCCGGATTGGCCATCAAGAGGTGCAGGATTCGATGTTTTTGGACGGGCTGGAGGATGCGTATGACAAGGGCCGCCTGATGGGCACCTTTGCCGAAGATTGCGCCGAAAAGTTCCAATTTACTCGGGACGCGCAGGATCAATACGCGATTGGATCGCTTGATAACGCCCTGGCGGCAGAACGCTCGGGCGCTTTTGATGCCGAAATTACCCCAGTCACCGTCCATGCCCGTACCGGCGAAGAGGTGATTACCCGCGATGAGCAGCCCGGCAAGGCCCGCCCCGAAAAGATCCCCACATTGCGCCCTGCATTTCGCAAAGACGGCACTGTGACCGCCGCCAATGCCTCAAGCATCTCAGACGGGGCGGCGGCGTTGGTTTTGTCTGCGCAAGGGGGCCGCGCCCGGATCTTGGGCCATGCCAGCCACGCCCAGGCCCCCGGTTGGTTCACCACCGCCCCTGTGCCTGCCGCCCAAAAACTGCTGGCCAAAATTGGCTGGTCCGTCGATCAGGTTGATCTGTGGGAAGTGAACGAGGCCTTTGCGGTGGTTCCCATGGCCTTCATGCACGAGATGGGCATCCCCCGCGATATCGTGAACGTCAATGGCGGCGCTTGCGCTTTGGGGCACCCCATCGGCGCTTCGGGCACACGGATCATTGTCACCTTGCTGAACGCCCTCGAAACACGCGGGCTACAGCGCGGTGTCGCTGCTATCTGCATCGGCGGGGGCGAAGGCACCGCCATCGCGATTGAGTTGGTTTAG
- a CDS encoding FAD-dependent oxidoreductase, producing the protein MAEFPTTARVVIIGGGVVGVSTLYHLAKKGWTDCVLLEKNELTAGSTWHAAGNCPSFSTSWAVMNMQRYSLELYKGLAEEVDYPMNYHVTGSIRLAHSKERMQEFSRAMGMGNYQGLNLKLMTPDEAQEMYPFLETHDLEGTLYDPDDGDIDPAQLTQALAKGARQMGAKIERFCSATGVTQHPNGTWTVHTEKGDIDCEKVVNAGGYYAQRIGEWFKPYGGRTVPMVTMSHQYFLTEEIPELKAWTEEKGHKVPLLRDVDSSYYLRQDKNGLNLGPYERNCKAHWVTPDDPQPDDFSFQLYPDDLERLEWYIEDAMARVPLLGTAGVGRVINGPIPYAPDGLPLIGPMPGVKNAYEACVFTFGITQGGGAGKVAAEWIVDGQTEWDMWACDPRRYTDYTDFDYCHQKALETYGHEYGMHFPHKAWPAGRDKKLSPVNDRIRAMGGQMGAYNGWERANWFAKDGDDTSIAATETWERKGPWTPRVKEEVAAVRDAAGILDLPGFSRYRLKGEGAAEFLRGLCTGGIPKVGRINLLYFADERGRILTEMSAMRLDDDSFFLITAAAAQWHDFEWLRDHIPADAAFTLDDVTTAFSCHILTGPKSRAILADCSDADLSLGWLTHQSAQIDGTWVQLVRVSFAGELGWEIHSQVADTPKVYDAVMAAGAAHGLQPFGMFALESMRLEKGYRAWKGDLSTDYTVLQGGLDRFVKLDKPQDFPGKAAILSEKQSGVTKRFATLTLDNPGAADAPYMSTIWIGDDVVGETTSGGWGYRVDKSIALAMIRADLATPGTKLDIEIYGERFAATVQEDQPLWDPENERIRA; encoded by the coding sequence ATGGCTGAATTTCCAACAACCGCGCGCGTTGTCATTATTGGTGGTGGTGTTGTGGGTGTATCCACGCTCTACCATCTGGCTAAGAAAGGCTGGACCGATTGTGTCTTGCTGGAAAAGAACGAATTGACCGCCGGATCAACTTGGCATGCGGCGGGCAACTGCCCGTCGTTCAGCACATCGTGGGCCGTCATGAACATGCAGCGCTATTCGCTGGAACTGTACAAGGGATTGGCCGAAGAGGTTGATTACCCGATGAATTACCATGTCACCGGGTCCATCCGTCTGGCCCATTCCAAAGAGCGCATGCAGGAATTTTCTCGCGCCATGGGCATGGGTAATTATCAGGGTCTGAACCTGAAACTGATGACTCCCGATGAAGCCCAAGAGATGTATCCGTTTCTGGAAACCCATGATCTGGAAGGCACCCTTTATGATCCTGATGATGGTGATATTGACCCGGCACAACTGACCCAGGCCCTGGCCAAAGGGGCACGCCAGATGGGTGCCAAGATCGAACGGTTTTGTTCTGCCACTGGCGTCACTCAGCACCCCAATGGCACTTGGACCGTTCATACCGAAAAGGGTGATATTGACTGCGAAAAGGTCGTCAATGCTGGCGGATATTACGCCCAGCGCATTGGTGAATGGTTCAAACCTTATGGCGGCCGCACAGTACCCATGGTCACGATGTCCCACCAGTATTTCCTGACCGAAGAAATCCCAGAGCTGAAAGCCTGGACCGAGGAAAAGGGTCATAAGGTCCCGCTTTTGCGTGATGTTGATAGCTCTTACTACCTGCGTCAGGATAAGAACGGTCTGAACCTTGGCCCATATGAGCGCAACTGCAAGGCCCATTGGGTCACTCCCGATGATCCGCAGCCTGATGACTTCAGCTTTCAGCTGTATCCGGACGATCTGGAACGTCTAGAATGGTATATTGAGGATGCGATGGCCCGTGTGCCGCTTTTGGGCACTGCAGGTGTTGGTCGCGTCATTAACGGCCCAATTCCCTATGCCCCGGACGGCCTGCCCTTGATCGGCCCAATGCCCGGCGTCAAGAATGCCTATGAGGCTTGCGTCTTTACCTTTGGCATCACCCAAGGCGGCGGTGCCGGGAAGGTGGCTGCCGAATGGATTGTCGATGGTCAGACCGAATGGGATATGTGGGCCTGTGACCCCCGCCGCTATACCGATTACACCGACTTCGACTATTGCCATCAAAAGGCCCTAGAAACCTATGGTCATGAATATGGCATGCACTTCCCGCATAAGGCCTGGCCTGCGGGCCGCGACAAAAAACTGTCGCCCGTGAATGACCGTATCCGTGCGATGGGTGGCCAGATGGGGGCTTATAACGGTTGGGAACGTGCCAATTGGTTTGCCAAGGACGGGGACGACACCTCGATCGCGGCGACCGAGACGTGGGAGCGTAAGGGCCCCTGGACCCCGCGCGTCAAAGAGGAAGTGGCCGCTGTCCGTGATGCGGCGGGTATTCTGGATTTGCCAGGCTTTTCCCGTTACCGCCTGAAAGGTGAAGGGGCGGCCGAATTCCTGCGTGGTCTTTGTACCGGCGGTATTCCGAAAGTGGGCCGGATTAACCTGCTGTATTTCGCCGATGAACGGGGCCGCATCCTGACCGAGATGTCGGCGATGCGCCTGGACGACGATTCATTTTTCCTGATCACCGCAGCTGCTGCCCAATGGCATGATTTTGAATGGTTGCGCGATCATATACCCGCTGATGCAGCCTTTACGCTGGACGATGTGACCACCGCCTTTTCCTGCCACATCCTCACCGGACCGAAATCGCGCGCTATTCTGGCCGATTGTTCGGATGCGGATCTGAGCCTGGGTTGGTTGACCCATCAGTCTGCGCAGATCGATGGGACCTGGGTCCAACTGGTTCGCGTGTCTTTTGCTGGTGAGCTGGGCTGGGAAATCCATTCGCAAGTGGCCGACACCCCAAAGGTATATGACGCCGTCATGGCAGCTGGTGCGGCCCACGGCCTGCAACCCTTTGGGATGTTTGCCCTGGAATCCATGCGATTGGAAAAAGGCTATCGCGCGTGGAAGGGTGATCTAAGCACCGATTACACGGTCTTGCAGGGCGGTTTGGACCGCTTCGTCAAGCTGGACAAACCGCAGGATTTCCCAGGCAAGGCCGCCATCTTGTCCGAAAAGCAATCGGGTGTGACCAAGCGCTTTGCCACGCTGACATTAGACAATCCTGGCGCGGCAGATGCCCCTTATATGTCAACCATCTGGATCGGCGATGATGTCGTCGGCGAGACGACATCGGGCGGTTGGGGCTACCGGGTGGACAAATCCATTGCCCTTGCCATGATCCGCGCCGATCTGGCCACACCGGGCACCAAGCTGGATATTGAAATCTACGGCGAACGTTTTGCGGCCACGGTGCAAGAAGACCAACCGCTGTGGGACCCCGAAAACGAACGCATTCGCGCATGA
- a CDS encoding S41 family peptidase, protein MKKMILAAVGGAVLGLGVTSQIAGPLLAQEARANSNVYEQLDLFGDIFERIRAEYVEEVDDKDLIEAAINGMLTSLDPHSSYLSADDAAAMRISTTGEFGGLGIEVTQEEGWVKVVSPMDGTPADAAGILAGDFITAVDGESVLGLTLDEAVTLMRGPVGAEIIITVVREGESEPFDVSIIRDTIKLTAVRSRTEGEAVVLRVTTFNEQTFPNLEEGIAEQIEAAGGIDNVDGIVLDLRNNPGGLLNQAIFVSDAFLDAGEIVSTRGRDPVDGDRFNATPGDLAQGKPIVVLINGGSASASEIVAGALQDHRRAIVVGTNSFGKGSVQTVLPVQGDGAMRLTTARYYTPSGRSIQALGISPDIIVEQPRPTDAALDGEDEDAPRQRTEAGLRGSLDNDSLSEDEIRQIEEDRARAEAAAQLREDDYQLAYAIDILKGLNALGPLQNGKP, encoded by the coding sequence ATGAAAAAGATGATTTTGGCCGCTGTGGGCGGCGCTGTGCTTGGGCTTGGTGTGACCAGCCAGATTGCGGGACCACTTCTCGCACAAGAGGCGCGGGCGAACAGCAATGTCTATGAGCAGCTTGATCTGTTTGGCGATATTTTTGAACGCATCCGTGCCGAATATGTCGAAGAGGTCGACGATAAAGATCTGATCGAGGCTGCGATCAACGGTATGCTGACATCTCTTGATCCGCATTCCAGCTATCTTTCTGCCGATGATGCGGCGGCAATGCGGATCAGCACCACTGGCGAATTTGGCGGCCTTGGTATCGAAGTGACCCAGGAAGAAGGCTGGGTAAAGGTTGTCTCGCCCATGGATGGCACGCCTGCGGATGCGGCGGGCATTCTGGCCGGTGATTTTATTACAGCTGTGGACGGGGAAAGCGTACTTGGGCTGACATTGGATGAGGCCGTGACATTGATGCGCGGCCCTGTTGGAGCCGAAATCATCATCACTGTTGTTCGCGAAGGCGAAAGCGAGCCCTTTGATGTATCCATTATTCGTGACACGATCAAACTGACTGCAGTACGGTCCAGAACAGAAGGCGAAGCCGTTGTTCTGCGCGTGACCACTTTTAATGAACAGACCTTCCCCAATCTTGAGGAAGGGATTGCTGAACAGATCGAAGCTGCAGGCGGGATCGATAACGTTGACGGCATTGTGCTTGATCTGCGTAATAATCCTGGCGGACTACTGAACCAGGCAATCTTTGTCTCGGACGCTTTTCTCGACGCCGGTGAGATTGTCTCGACCCGGGGGCGCGACCCGGTAGATGGCGACCGGTTTAACGCAACACCGGGTGATTTGGCGCAGGGCAAACCGATTGTTGTGCTGATCAATGGCGGTTCGGCATCTGCCTCTGAAATTGTGGCTGGTGCGCTTCAGGATCACCGGCGCGCGATTGTGGTCGGGACCAATTCATTTGGCAAAGGCTCGGTCCAGACGGTGTTGCCTGTCCAAGGGGACGGGGCGATGCGTCTGACAACAGCTCGTTACTACACGCCATCTGGCCGCTCGATCCAGGCGCTTGGCATTTCACCCGATATCATCGTTGAACAGCCGCGTCCGACTGATGCGGCGCTTGATGGTGAGGACGAGGATGCACCCCGTCAGCGTACCGAAGCAGGGCTGCGTGGCTCGCTTGATAATGATAGCCTGTCCGAGGATGAAATCCGGCAGATCGAAGAAGACAGGGCGCGTGCAGAAGCGGCCGCTCAACTGCGTGAGGATGACTATCAGCTGGCTTATGCCATTGACATCCTCAAGGGGCTGAACGCTCTGGGGCCACTTCAGAACGGCAAGCCTTAA